A stretch of DNA from Deltaproteobacteria bacterium:
TCTGGATCAATTGGCCAAACGATATGAGGAGGCTGATTTGATCGTATGGGGTGTTACGCTTTCGTCCACGGAAAAGGTTGCCGGCTTCTTGACAAAGACCAGTCCGAGCTTTCCGGTCCTGTTGGACAAGTCCGGTGTGAGCGACCTTTATCAAGCCCGGTTGATTATGCCGACAGTGTGTATTCTCGGGCCGGGACTCATGGTGCTCGACTATTTCCAGGGTGGGGGCAAAACCACTGAAATCATGCTGCTCAAACTGGCAGAAAGGACTCTGCAACGAAAACAAACCATGCTGGCCAAGGCCATCAGCGATGAGGTCTCAAAAAAGAATCCTCAAAGTCTTAAGGCCAAAACAGTTAAAGGGTATGCAGCTTTAAAGGAAGGAAATCTGAACGAAGCTGAAGAAACTTTCCATGAACTCGCCAAAAACAAAGGCCGGGGAGAAGTTCTGGGCAAAGAAGGACTCACGGCCGTATATGCAAGAAAGGGGCAAACCGAAAAGGCCTTGAAGTTGGCTAAAGAAGTTGAGCATGAAGCCCCTGACAGGGCTTACGTTCATGTAGTCAAGGGCGACATTCTGTTCAGCCAGAACAAAAAGAAAGAGGCCGAAGCAGAATACCGGAAGGCAGTTCAAAATAAAGAGGCCGAGCCTTTTCAAAAGGCCCTGGCGCGCAATCAGTTCGGCCGGTTTCAGGCCAGCCTGGGAAAATACCAAGAGGCCCGGGAGCTCTATGACCAGGCTGTGGATCTAGATCCTTATTACATCGAAGCGACATCTAACAAGGGGGTCACTTACGAAAAAGAGGGCAAATGGAACGATGCTTTGGAAGCCTATCGGAAGGCCCTGAGTCTCGACAAGAATGATACGTTTGCGGCTGTGTTGGCGCGGAAGGCCCAGGAGATGCTAACCGTCCAAAGCGACGTTGCCAAGAAGAAACGCATTGACAAGTTGGTCAAGGAGCTTGCAGCCCGATACCGAAGTCATAAGAAATCCAGAAAAAAAGCCGAAGATACATGGACCTCACGGCCCATGGTTTTGTCTTTTGTTGATTTTCAGGAAAAAGGCGGGTTGGCCGAAAGAGACGGTTTGTCTACCGTTCTAACCACACAGCTTGGTGAACAGCTTAATGCTTCGGGCAGGGTTCAGGTGGTGGAACGAGTGCTCATTGAACGGCTCCTGGAAGAACTGAACCTCGGTTCTTCGGATTTGGCAGATCCTGAAACAGCCTTAAAGCTTGGCAAGGTGCTGGCCGCAAAGGTCATTGGCACAGGCTCCCTTTTTTATCTGCCCGACGGCACTCTGCTGAGCCTGCGACTCATAGACACGGAAACCTCGGCCATACCCAAAGTAGTCACCAGACAACTTGGCCTGCAGGCATCTCTGGAAAAAGAAATCAACAGACTCAATCGGGATATCCTCAAGGCTATGATCCAGAAGTATCCATTGCAAGGATATGTGGTTCAGGCGAGAGGACAGGAAGTTATGGTCAATCTCGGCTCAAAGCAGGGCGTTGTTTTGGGCACGAAGTTCGAAGTAATCGAAGAACAAGAGCCCATCAAATACAAGGGCAAATTACTACGTAGCACGCCAAAAGCGGTCG
This window harbors:
- a CDS encoding tetratricopeptide repeat protein produces the protein MKPIVKSITLLAIVMTVIMLGTNLWAGQITSGQIAPAFSLRDVKGMTHDLSQMKERPMAILYFFDADSRPSQEGLLSLDQLAKRYEEADLIVWGVTLSSTEKVAGFLTKTSPSFPVLLDKSGVSDLYQARLIMPTVCILGPGLMVLDYFQGGGKTTEIMLLKLAERTLQRKQTMLAKAISDEVSKKNPQSLKAKTVKGYAALKEGNLNEAEETFHELAKNKGRGEVLGKEGLTAVYARKGQTEKALKLAKEVEHEAPDRAYVHVVKGDILFSQNKKKEAEAEYRKAVQNKEAEPFQKALARNQFGRFQASLGKYQEARELYDQAVDLDPYYIEATSNKGVTYEKEGKWNDALEAYRKALSLDKNDTFAAVLARKAQEMLTVQSDVAKKKRIDKLVKELAARYRSHKKSRKKAEDTWTSRPMVLSFVDFQEKGGLAERDGLSTVLTTQLGEQLNASGRVQVVERVLIERLLEELNLGSSDLADPETALKLGKVLAAKVIGTGSLFYLPDGTLLSLRLIDTETSAIPKVVTRQLGLQASLEKEINRLNRDILKAMIQKYPLQGYVVQARGQEVMVNLGSKQGVVLGTKFEVIEEQEPIKYKGKLLRSTPKAVGEIEVVRVEPDLCYTRVLNQERPIKANDKVTEKIEDLVAMEKSNVIS